The Ictalurus furcatus strain D&B unplaced genomic scaffold, Billie_1.0 scf3, whole genome shotgun sequence genome has a window encoding:
- the LOC128604799 gene encoding histone H2B-like, translating into MPDPAKTAPKKGSKKAVTKTAGKGGKKRRKSRKESYAIYVYKVLKQVHPDTGISSKAMGIMNSFVNDIFERIAGESSRLAHYNKRSTITSREIQTAVRLLLPGELAKHAVSEGTKAVTKYTSSK; encoded by the coding sequence ATGCCCGATCCAGCCAAGACCGCGCCCAAGAAGGGATCAAAGAAAGCCGTGACCAAGACGGCCGGCAAAGGAGGCAAGAAGCGCAGAAAGTCCAGGAAGGAGAGCTACGCCATCTACGTGTACAAGGTCCTGAAGCAGGTGCACCCTGACACCGGAATTTCATCCAAGGCCATGGGCATCATGAACTCCTTCGTGAATGATATTTTTGAGCGCATTGCCGGTGAGTCTTCTCGTCTGGCTCATTACAACAAGCGCTCCACCATCACCTCCAGGGAGATCCAGACCGCCGTTCGCCTGTTGCTTCCCGGCGAGCTGGCCAAGCACGCTGTGTCCGAGGGTACAAAAGCCGTCACCAAGTACACCAGCTCCAAGTAA